A single Halarcobacter anaerophilus DNA region contains:
- a CDS encoding pyridoxal phosphate-dependent aminotransferase, whose amino-acid sequence MKIAQRMENLSPSVTMAITALGRELKAQGRDILSFSAGEPDFDTPDVVKNAAIKAIKDGFTKYTAVEGITETKQAIIKKLKKDHGLNYEPAHIVISNGAKHSLFNLCQVLIEEADEVIIPAPYWVTYPEQVKFSGGVPVFIETDDSSDFKITAKQLKEAITPKTKAMILNTPSNPSGAVYSREELEEIAEVLKGTDILVWSDEMYEKIMYDGKEFTAAASISEDMYQRTITINGLSKAVAMTGWRFGYIATPKVEIVKAMTKLQGQVTSNINSITQHAAIPALQGDADADIEMMRKEFEKRRNIAVESFNAIKGLSCVSPQGAFYLFVNIKEISSDSMKFAADLLEEKGVAVVPGLAFGMEGYFRFSFATDLVSIQEGIKRIKDFIEK is encoded by the coding sequence ATGAAAATTGCGCAGAGAATGGAGAATTTATCTCCGTCAGTAACAATGGCTATTACTGCTTTAGGTAGAGAACTTAAAGCGCAAGGTAGAGACATTTTAAGTTTTAGTGCCGGGGAACCGGATTTTGATACACCTGATGTTGTTAAAAACGCTGCTATTAAAGCAATAAAAGACGGTTTTACGAAATATACAGCAGTTGAAGGTATCACTGAAACAAAACAAGCAATTATAAAAAAACTAAAAAAAGATCACGGACTAAATTACGAACCTGCTCATATTGTTATAAGCAATGGAGCAAAACACTCTTTATTCAATTTATGCCAAGTTTTAATTGAAGAAGCAGACGAAGTAATTATCCCTGCACCTTATTGGGTAACATACCCGGAACAAGTTAAATTTTCAGGTGGAGTACCTGTATTTATTGAGACAGATGATTCATCAGACTTTAAAATAACAGCTAAACAGTTAAAAGAGGCTATTACGCCAAAAACTAAAGCTATGATTTTAAATACACCTTCAAATCCAAGCGGAGCTGTTTATTCAAGAGAAGAGCTAGAAGAGATTGCGGAAGTTTTAAAAGGAACCGATATTTTAGTTTGGTCTGATGAAATGTATGAAAAAATCATGTATGACGGAAAAGAGTTTACAGCTGCTGCTTCAATCAGTGAAGATATGTACCAAAGAACTATCACAATCAACGGATTAAGTAAAGCAGTTGCTATGACAGGATGGAGATTTGGATATATAGCAACTCCTAAAGTTGAAATTGTAAAAGCTATGACAAAACTTCAAGGTCAAGTAACTTCAAATATCAACTCTATCACTCAACATGCTGCTATTCCTGCACTTCAAGGCGATGCAGATGCAGATATTGAAATGATGAGAAAAGAGTTTGAAAAAAGAAGAAATATCGCTGTTGAATCTTTTAACGCTATCAAAGGTTTAAGTTGTGTATCTCCACAAGGAGCTTTTTATCTTTTTGTAAATATAAAAGAGATTTCATCAGATTCTATGAAATTTGCAGCCGATCTTTTAGAAGAGAAAGGTGTAGCTGTCGTACCTGGACTAGCTTTTGGTATGGAAGGTTATTTTAGATTCTCTTTTGCTACGGATTTAGTAAGTATTCAAGAGGGGATAAAAAGAATAAAAGATTTTATAGAAAAATAG
- the abc-f gene encoding ribosomal protection-like ABC-F family protein, with translation MALIDLQNINKQYDVKVILKNVNFTLTQGQRIAVIGQNGQGKSTLFKIIMKQVEPDLGEISIDKSIKIEMLDQQPKFKAGIKVREAIEEQLTELKTAKIEYEQITNQLMSDYENSELLKRQSELATFIEFHNAWDLDNMIERVLEEFQLKQYEHKDVNLLSGGEQRRVCLAGLILKKPDVLLLDEPTNHLDVYMVEFLESLLLKNNFTLLFISHDRYFIDNIATCVVEVEDGNLKKFNGGYSSYLEQKAQLLENIQKEHENLLRLVKREAHWMQRGVTARRKRNERRKSEYFELKKKAKSNPSIIRKMSLELQREQKAFNSQEKQQNKRKMLYELDKISKSLGDKLLIKDFSSRILQKDTIAIVGPNGSGKSTLLKIFMEKLKVDSGKFKKGDFNIGYFDQQREMLDDSKNLMETFCPNGGDRVVLDDGRNMHVFGYLKNFLFPREYLDKKIGVLSGGEKNRVALALLFTKKVDCLILDEPTNDLDIPTINILEEYLQNFQGALIFVSHDRYFVDKIAKKLFVFKGQGLVEESFQPYTEYLEIEKELRELDAFETQTSKQNSKNSSLEQKNKAQNKLSYKDQREYDSLPKEIEELEEKIEKINNCLSNPSCYEEKGIVAVSKELEEAENIYEEKVERFLELEELVETFNSK, from the coding sequence ATGGCACTAATAGACTTACAAAACATAAATAAACAATATGATGTAAAAGTTATCTTAAAAAATGTAAACTTCACTTTAACCCAAGGTCAAAGAATTGCTGTTATAGGACAAAACGGGCAAGGAAAATCAACACTTTTTAAAATAATTATGAAACAAGTAGAACCTGATTTAGGAGAGATTTCTATTGATAAATCAATAAAAATAGAGATGCTTGACCAACAGCCTAAATTTAAAGCAGGTATAAAAGTCAGAGAAGCTATTGAAGAGCAGTTAACAGAACTTAAAACTGCTAAAATCGAATATGAACAAATCACAAATCAACTTATGAGTGATTATGAAAACAGTGAACTTTTAAAAAGACAGAGTGAACTTGCTACTTTTATCGAATTTCACAATGCTTGGGATTTGGATAATATGATTGAAAGGGTTTTAGAAGAGTTCCAGCTAAAACAGTATGAACACAAAGATGTAAATCTTTTAAGCGGTGGAGAACAAAGAAGAGTCTGCCTAGCAGGCTTGATTTTGAAAAAACCCGATGTTTTATTACTTGATGAACCTACAAACCATTTAGACGTTTATATGGTTGAATTTTTGGAATCTCTTCTTTTAAAAAATAATTTTACTCTACTTTTCATCTCACACGACAGATATTTTATAGATAATATTGCTACTTGCGTCGTAGAAGTAGAAGACGGAAATCTAAAAAAATTCAACGGAGGATACTCTTCATATTTGGAACAAAAAGCTCAACTTTTGGAAAACATACAAAAAGAGCATGAAAATCTTCTAAGACTCGTAAAAAGAGAAGCCCACTGGATGCAAAGAGGAGTAACGGCAAGAAGAAAAAGAAATGAGAGAAGAAAATCGGAATATTTTGAATTAAAGAAAAAAGCGAAATCAAATCCTTCTATCATAAGAAAAATGTCTTTGGAACTTCAAAGAGAGCAAAAAGCTTTTAACTCTCAAGAAAAACAGCAAAACAAAAGAAAAATGCTTTATGAGTTAGATAAAATCTCAAAAAGTTTGGGAGATAAACTCCTAATAAAAGATTTTTCAAGCAGGATTTTACAAAAAGATACTATTGCAATAGTAGGACCAAACGGCAGCGGAAAATCTACTTTGCTTAAAATTTTTATGGAAAAACTAAAAGTTGACAGCGGAAAATTTAAAAAAGGCGATTTCAATATAGGATATTTTGATCAACAAAGAGAGATGCTAGATGATTCAAAAAACCTAATGGAGACTTTCTGCCCAAACGGCGGGGACAGAGTTGTTTTGGATGACGGCAGAAATATGCATGTTTTTGGCTATCTTAAAAACTTTCTTTTTCCAAGAGAGTATTTAGATAAAAAAATAGGCGTATTAAGCGGAGGAGAAAAAAACAGAGTTGCCCTTGCACTTCTTTTTACAAAAAAAGTAGACTGTCTGATTCTTGATGAACCGACAAATGATTTGGATATTCCTACAATAAATATTTTAGAAGAGTATTTACAAAACTTCCAGGGAGCTTTAATATTTGTATCTCATGACAGATATTTTGTAGATAAAATTGCAAAAAAACTCTTTGTGTTTAAAGGTCAAGGTTTGGTTGAAGAGAGTTTTCAACCCTATACGGAGTATTTAGAGATTGAAAAAGAGTTAAGAGAGTTGGATGCTTTTGAAACTCAAACTTCAAAACAAAATAGTAAAAACAGTTCTTTGGAGCAAAAAAACAAAGCTCAAAACAAACTTTCATATAAAGACCAAAGAGAGTATGACTCTTTACCAAAAGAGATAGAAGAACTTGAAGAAAAAATAGAAAAGATAAACAACTGTTTATCAAACCCTTCTTGCTATGAAGAAAAAGGTATAGTAGCAGTTTCAAAAGAGTTGGAAGAGGCAGAAAATATATACGAAGAAAAAGTAGAAAGATTCCTTGAATTAGAGGAATTGGTTGAAACCTTTAACTCAAAATAA
- a CDS encoding universal stress protein yields the protein MNNTENIVVGIDATTSSIEILKRAIQLSKEKKAKLMLIHVINQSWFKKLFPHVDTKEVKEKIESKLEDLLENERIEKSEYQIKIVEGNPADEIVKYAKELKSKLIIIGANSKEDFTTKLFGSTAHKVAQNGPCPLLIVKNSCQAEYKNILAFTDLSDISKESILFAKNFFDKTDIKLIHAYKQLTDFVISFYNASQDQYIARKQLKEEAKEDFDTFAKEVEITNKELLESYFNVTDILKEKAEGEKADLVVLGSAGVNNATSALHGSVAAYLMETLDCDILLFVE from the coding sequence ATGAACAATACGGAAAACATAGTTGTAGGAATTGATGCTACAACATCGAGTATAGAGATACTTAAAAGAGCTATCCAATTAAGCAAAGAGAAAAAAGCAAAATTAATGCTAATCCATGTAATAAATCAATCATGGTTTAAAAAATTATTTCCTCATGTTGATACAAAAGAGGTAAAAGAAAAAATAGAATCTAAACTTGAAGATTTGTTAGAAAATGAAAGAATTGAAAAAAGTGAATATCAAATTAAAATCGTAGAGGGAAATCCTGCCGATGAAATTGTAAAATATGCAAAAGAGTTAAAAAGCAAATTGATTATAATAGGAGCAAACTCAAAAGAGGATTTCACTACTAAATTATTCGGTTCTACAGCTCATAAAGTGGCACAAAACGGACCTTGCCCTCTTCTTATAGTAAAAAACAGCTGCCAGGCTGAATATAAAAATATTTTGGCTTTTACCGATTTATCCGATATTTCAAAAGAGAGTATACTTTTTGCAAAAAACTTTTTTGATAAAACAGATATAAAATTAATCCATGCCTACAAACAACTAACTGATTTTGTAATTTCATTTTATAATGCTTCCCAAGACCAATATATTGCAAGAAAGCAGCTAAAAGAGGAAGCAAAAGAGGATTTTGATACTTTTGCAAAAGAAGTAGAAATTACAAATAAAGAACTTTTGGAATCTTATTTCAATGTTACTGATATTTTAAAAGAAAAAGCAGAAGGTGAAAAAGCAGATTTGGTTGTATTAGGCTCAGCAGGAGTAAATAATGCAACATCAGCTTTACACGGTTCTGTTGCTGCATATTTAATGGAAACTTTAGATTGCGATATTTTACTTTTTGTTGAGTAA
- a CDS encoding cation diffusion facilitator family transporter, with the protein MTAQKKATVVSSSVAALLTLLKLVVGIASGSVAVLASAIDSVLDMFVSVFNYFAINNSEKPADETFNYGRGKIEALASVIEGTIISISGIFLLYQAVEKAIKGEVSHYLGISLTVMIISLIITVCLVLFLNKVAKQTQNMVIKADALHYKTDVYTNLAVLISLVLVNFTGIELIDVIVGGGISIFIIYSAYELIQEGVLVLLDRAVDEEIVEKIVKIIEAEDRVNTHHLLKTREAGNQTFVDVHLVFDCLITLMEAHRITDRIEDKIKMIDLKRDWIINTHMDPYDDFEINDSTEKTCSIE; encoded by the coding sequence ATGACAGCACAAAAAAAAGCCACCGTCGTATCAAGTAGTGTTGCCGCACTTTTAACCTTACTTAAACTGGTTGTCGGGATTGCCAGTGGATCGGTTGCAGTTTTGGCTTCTGCAATTGATTCTGTTTTAGATATGTTTGTATCTGTATTTAACTACTTTGCAATTAATAATTCAGAAAAACCAGCAGATGAAACTTTCAATTACGGACGTGGAAAGATAGAAGCACTAGCTTCTGTTATTGAAGGAACAATTATCAGTATATCGGGTATTTTTTTACTCTATCAAGCAGTAGAAAAAGCCATAAAAGGTGAAGTTTCTCACTACTTGGGAATATCTTTAACCGTAATGATTATTTCATTGATTATTACCGTATGCTTAGTTCTTTTCTTAAACAAAGTTGCAAAACAAACACAAAATATGGTTATAAAAGCCGATGCTTTACACTATAAGACCGATGTTTATACAAACTTGGCTGTTTTGATATCTTTAGTACTCGTAAATTTTACTGGAATCGAACTAATTGACGTAATTGTAGGTGGCGGTATCTCTATTTTTATTATCTATTCTGCTTATGAACTAATTCAAGAAGGAGTTTTAGTTTTATTAGACAGAGCAGTAGATGAAGAGATTGTCGAAAAAATCGTTAAAATAATTGAAGCCGAGGATAGAGTAAATACTCACCATCTTTTAAAAACAAGAGAAGCAGGCAATCAAACATTTGTTGACGTACATTTAGTTTTTGATTGTCTAATTACACTTATGGAAGCCCATAGAATAACAGATAGAATTGAAGATAAAATCAAAATGATAGATCTAAAAAGAGACTGGATTATAAATACTCATATGGATCCTTATGATGACTTTGAAATAAACGATTCTACTGAAAAAACTTGCTCAATAGAGTAA
- a CDS encoding GGDEF domain-containing protein, which translates to MDSKVQQVVKETILNLHKKGIPATPSEYQKEFCEISKVYDFSVQECEVFKKFVEKLSKNEQIEIKNKEIATFEDLIPILLNRVSKENLDSLAKLFQQSITPSISIDIDEDLHKFSVKIGNSPALMFEDDIQKEMQNFITKRFEADKKVVKEKTAEIAKMLTLMGQYFSDAIQSSGNGSKEVSNIKSEIQSMDMQAPNIETLTNLQSKLISAAKSIENEMSNVGEKLSSGKSEVETLEQKVIQLQEELEKTRQESIKDHLTGLLTRRAYDDAIKRIENNFIRNNTQYAIVFFDLDHFKKINDSFGHEAGDVVLSTFAKVLGKNTRDLDVVSRYGGEEFVAIVHFNLKRELLKYLKRIKSIIQENNFLYKNNKIHVTFSAGVAIRNNHSSYDSTIQKSDMLLYQAKESGRNKIILEDGTVI; encoded by the coding sequence ATGGATTCAAAAGTACAACAAGTAGTAAAAGAGACCATTTTAAACCTTCATAAAAAAGGAATTCCAGCAACTCCGAGTGAATATCAAAAAGAGTTCTGTGAAATATCTAAAGTTTATGATTTTTCCGTACAAGAGTGTGAAGTTTTTAAAAAATTTGTAGAAAAACTTAGTAAAAATGAACAAATTGAGATTAAGAATAAAGAGATCGCTACTTTTGAAGATTTGATTCCAATTTTATTAAACAGAGTATCAAAAGAGAATCTGGACTCCCTTGCAAAACTTTTCCAGCAATCTATAACTCCTTCAATCAGTATTGATATAGATGAAGATCTGCATAAATTTTCCGTAAAAATCGGTAATTCCCCTGCTCTTATGTTTGAAGATGATATTCAAAAAGAGATGCAGAATTTTATTACTAAAAGATTTGAAGCCGATAAAAAAGTAGTAAAAGAGAAAACGGCAGAAATTGCAAAAATGCTGACTTTGATGGGACAATATTTCAGTGATGCCATTCAAAGCAGCGGAAACGGTTCAAAAGAAGTTTCCAATATAAAATCAGAAATTCAATCTATGGATATGCAAGCACCCAATATAGAGACATTGACAAACTTACAATCAAAACTTATAAGTGCCGCAAAATCAATAGAAAATGAGATGAGTAATGTAGGAGAGAAACTCTCTTCGGGGAAATCGGAAGTTGAAACTTTGGAACAAAAAGTAATCCAACTTCAAGAAGAGCTGGAAAAAACAAGACAAGAGAGTATTAAAGATCATTTGACAGGACTTCTTACAAGAAGAGCTTATGATGATGCAATAAAAAGAATAGAGAATAATTTTATTCGAAATAATACTCAATATGCCATTGTTTTCTTTGATCTTGACCATTTTAAAAAAATCAATGATAGTTTCGGACATGAAGCAGGAGATGTGGTTTTATCTACTTTTGCAAAGGTTTTAGGAAAAAACACCCGCGATTTGGATGTTGTATCTAGATATGGAGGAGAAGAGTTTGTTGCAATTGTTCATTTTAATTTAAAAAGAGAGTTGCTTAAATATTTAAAAAGAATAAAATCAATTATTCAAGAAAACAACTTTTTATATAAAAATAACAAAATACACGTAACCTTTTCAGCAGGAGTTGCAATAAGAAACAACCACAGCAGTTATGACAGTACAATTCAAAAATCCGATATGCTCTTATATCAGGCAAAAGAGAGCGGCAGAAATAAAATAATTTTAGAAGATGGAACGGTTATTTAA
- a CDS encoding GatB/YqeY domain-containing protein → MSLKQQLKDDLKVAMREKNIVKRDSIRAINTMIKQIEVDERKDLNDADVIKLIQKGIKQREESIAQYKEAGRDELVEKEQGQIDVFNEYMPKQLNDEELEAGLKEIIAAVNAQSMKDIGKVMGQATKKFAGVADGKRINEMTKKILG, encoded by the coding sequence ATGAGTTTAAAACAACAATTAAAAGATGATTTAAAAGTTGCAATGAGAGAAAAAAACATTGTAAAAAGAGATTCAATCAGAGCAATAAATACTATGATAAAACAGATTGAAGTAGATGAAAGAAAAGATTTAAATGACGCAGATGTTATAAAATTGATTCAAAAAGGTATAAAACAAAGAGAAGAGTCTATAGCTCAATACAAAGAGGCAGGAAGAGATGAACTTGTTGAAAAAGAGCAAGGACAAATTGATGTATTTAACGAGTATATGCCAAAACAATTAAATGATGAAGAGTTAGAAGCAGGACTAAAAGAGATAATTGCAGCAGTAAATGCTCAATCGATGAAAGATATCGGTAAAGTAATGGGACAAGCTACCAAAAAATTTGCCGGTGTTGCAGACGGAAAAAGAATTAATGAAATGACAAAAAAAATCTTAGGATAA
- a CDS encoding glycoside hydrolase family 3 N-terminal domain-containing protein: MERLFKFLLLFTFLISYGFSKDLTSEEIKKLIGQTIIIGFDGTKLTKSLKNDIDKYNLGGVILFNKDYKTKQTKNIINPTQLKKLTTQIQNYSKYKILISIDQEGGKVSRLNPDNGFKLFPSAKEISKKDKTEAKKEYKNLALMLKKEGFNLNFAPVVDLAKNPDNKVIVKLQRAYSKDVKEVVKYASIFIQAQKENNIYSVLKHFPGHGSSKADSHKGFVDITKSWSKEELLPYKELIEKEEINFIMTAHVYNKNLDEKYPATLSYKINTKLLRKKLKFKGLIISDDLQMKAISDHYSLKQRIKLAINSGVNILLFGNQLDNTSLKDIVETIYELILEKEIDLSKILETNRLINKIIDKKELQ; encoded by the coding sequence ATGGAACGGTTATTTAAATTTTTACTGCTTTTTACTTTTTTAATCTCTTACGGTTTTTCAAAAGATTTAACTTCCGAAGAGATTAAAAAACTTATCGGTCAAACTATTATTATAGGATTTGACGGAACAAAACTAACAAAATCATTAAAAAATGATATCGATAAATACAATCTTGGAGGAGTAATACTTTTTAATAAAGATTATAAAACCAAACAAACAAAAAATATAATAAATCCGACACAGCTTAAAAAACTTACGACCCAAATACAAAATTATTCAAAATATAAAATACTTATTTCAATAGACCAAGAAGGAGGAAAAGTAAGTAGACTAAATCCAGACAACGGTTTTAAACTTTTTCCAAGTGCTAAAGAGATTTCAAAAAAAGATAAGACAGAGGCAAAAAAAGAGTATAAAAACTTGGCTTTAATGCTCAAAAAAGAAGGATTCAATCTAAATTTTGCTCCGGTTGTAGATTTGGCTAAAAATCCGGACAATAAAGTTATAGTAAAACTACAAAGAGCTTATTCAAAAGATGTTAAAGAAGTAGTAAAATATGCTTCAATCTTTATTCAAGCACAAAAAGAAAATAATATATACTCCGTATTAAAACATTTTCCCGGGCACGGCTCTTCAAAAGCAGATTCCCATAAAGGTTTTGTGGATATTACAAAAAGTTGGAGTAAAGAAGAACTTCTTCCATACAAAGAACTAATAGAAAAAGAAGAAATCAACTTTATAATGACAGCCCACGTATATAATAAAAATCTTGATGAAAAATATCCTGCAACACTCTCTTATAAAATAAACACAAAACTTCTAAGAAAAAAATTAAAATTCAAAGGTTTAATTATAAGTGATGATTTACAAATGAAAGCAATAAGTGATCATTATAGTTTAAAACAAAGAATAAAACTGGCAATCAATTCAGGAGTAAATATTCTGCTTTTCGGAAACCAGTTGGATAATACAAGTCTGAAAGATATTGTTGAAACTATTTATGAATTAATATTGGAAAAAGAGATTGATTTATCAAAAATTTTAGAAACAAACAGATTAATAAATAAAATTATTGATAAGAAAGAATTGCAATAA